One Aegilops tauschii subsp. strangulata cultivar AL8/78 chromosome 2, Aet v6.0, whole genome shotgun sequence genomic window, gcagccgcagttcaaatttgatccgcttccaactgaaatggcggaaatttgtctttttcaccagaggtggatcaaaactttttacacccaaccatttggtcaattgtgcattaaatatggcctagtatgttataaaaatgatttggtccaattttgcaacaattatttggtaggttcttcacaaaaaacctcatttggggcactcgaaaaatggaaaatgattttttcgtccaaagaaaatgaaaatttccttaggcaacattgtctgccattccaatatgcacctgtgtgcacaatatgagatcatttcaacaaactatgccatgaatgtggccataagattgatcatttggcttaaaagccattgatctccacacatgatagctcgtttctgagaacactttttaaaaagaattgccgtattacaatcttattatttttcctggtaacttggtcacatgtaatgacagaaagcgaaggttttccaattttttgatttatttattttttatgcccgtttcaaaatgcggtcaaaacggcgggcatgaccgttcctagctagtgctTGAATCTTGGATTTTTTTTGGTGCTTCTATGATTAATTAGATACTTAAGTACCTAGAAATGAATTTTGGAAACAATAAAGAGGAAACTATGAGGTagttgcagttcaaatttgacccgcttcctcctgaatcggcggaaatttgtctttttcaccagaggtggatcgaATCTTTTagcacccaaccattttgtcaattgtgcattaaatatgtcctaatattttagaaaattaaTTTGGTCCAAATTTGtgacaaatatatggtaggtccttcacaaaagaATTCATTTTGGACACTCGAAAAATGAAAGAATGATTTAAAAGAACTCATTTCTCATAACTCTTTAAAAACATATTTGTCTTATTTCAATTTGTGATTATTCCTGAAAACTATAGTCAAATTTGCTGACACAATGagaagtttttttttcaaatttttagGTCATAATAAAATAGCTAACATGATTTAGCACCTTACTTTTAGTCAATTATGACCAGTTTAAATGGTCAAAATATCATACCTGTATACTGCGTTCTAATTGGTCCAGGGGCCTCTCACGCGGATCATGGATAAATCACCGTCTGATCCTCCTGGATCCATCGGCCCGCACCGCACCCGCCGCGAGCTACCCCTCAAAAAAACTCACCGCACACCACTCCTCTTTCTGCCCGGGCAGCGAACCCTAGCGCTCTCACCCTCTCAGCCCCGCACACCACTCCTCCTTCTGGATcaaccgccgccgcccccaaccCCACTCCCTCCCTCTGGATCTCGACGCGACGCCACTCCCTCCCTCCATATCGAGAGAgagctcgccgccgtcctccTATTCTCGCCCCTACACTTCCCTCCCCCTTAACCCCGAGGCGGCAACGCAGACGGCCATCGACCTCGCCCACCTAACCCTAGCGAGAGCAGAGTGGCCATGGATCCGTCGAAGCTGGGCGAGCTGCGCTCCTTCGTGGAGGAGTGCAAGAAGGACCCGGCGCTCCTCGCCGACCCCGCCCTTGCCTTCTGCCGCGACTACCTCACCTCGCTCGACGCCaacctccccgccgccgccgccgccaagcccgCACCCAAGGTCCGATCCGATCAGCCgtcccccccctttccttccctggCCCCGGTCCTCTATTTCCTTCCTTGCTTGTCTGATCCGCTTACTGTGTTGGATTTGAACCGGCAGGCGAGGTCCATGGACGACATCGACGACAATGATGGCGAGGatgaggaggacgacgaccaGGATGCTCTggatccgcgccacctgtgctcCTCGACCTCGAAGTCCGCCCCCGCCTGCCCCTCCTTCTCCCCTCTCCCCTGCTCTCTCCTACTGCCTTGCTGGATTGCTCTTAGCGGGATTGCTTGGCTCAGTTGCTTTCATTGCTTGCTTGCTTGCACACACATCAATCCACCCACTGATTTTTTTTCACTTGATACCTGTGCTGCTCTTTTTCTATCTATGTATGTATCTATTCCTACCAAGAAAATGGAAAAAAACAGTGGAACACTACCTAATCTAGTCTAGTGTATAAATTACAGACAGACTTGTATAGTTTCAGGTGTCCCCTCTTCATTCATTTCCTAATCTAGTGTATACAGACTTGTAGCTTGTATACTCTATTCTTTGCCAGTACTCTATTTTCTCAGTGGAACATtatctcttgcttgcttgcaCACCCTCTTATTTTTACTACTTGTATAGTTTGATTGATATATGCCTTCTATGTCTGTATATGGAACCTAAACAAACATGCCATACAAGGAAATGGAAGGCTTGTGTAGTTTCAGCTGTTCATTGCCAATGATTAATCATCTTGTTTGTTTTTTGGCTGCATCTGACATACATTCTTATGCCTGTTTACTCCAGGTCAGGCTCACGTTTCCCCAGGCTGGTGCTCGCAATTGCTTGGTTTGGTTTCGTTTGACTTAGCACTGAATCCCTCAGTTTATGCAGTTTCGTTGTGGTTGATTGACATCCCTGTGAAGATAAAATTCAGGACCAAAGACGATTGATTACTGGTTTTAGCCCCAAGCCATCTTGTCTTGCCGTTTTTGGTGAGCTGGTGGCTTGGGGCTAAAACCACTGTTTATGGTCGTCGGTGATGGTCATATTAGCTATGCAATGTGAGGGAAATACTGTAACCTCAAATGTGTGTCATCATGTTACTGTTGTGACCCTTCATGTTATTTCTGTGCTGAGATTGTGAGATTCTTGTAGGACCATAAAGTTCATTCTCTTTTAGTCTATCACACGTGTTTTGTACCAATATCATGATTATGCACCAAACATATTACCGTTAGTGGTTCATTCTATTTGATATCATTAACTTTATTATCACCTGACATAAGGACGATGTGTACTTCATTGTTTACAAAGATAACCTAGTAAGAAAACAACACTGCATCTCAGACTCAACTGACCATCGTTATGTTCTATTGCATGGTTTTGTAAATAGCATCTAAGATGAATCACACCGTGCATTTGAATTGGCTCTGCGTAATGTATTTTTGAAATTTTATCATTTGTTTTGAAAGTTCTACTGTTTCTTGTATTGATAAATACATGCAACGGGGTTGTGATTTGCGCTTGCAAGCTGTTTTTATTTTATCCAGGCAACCCTGATTCGCCATTTATTTTGGTGTTTTTTTTCTGGCTTTCATTTGTCGTCTATAGTTGTAAGGACTGGCATCGTGCAGTAActatggtggttttattttgttgCTTGGATTCGTTTTGATTTCTGCCGGGTGTTTCTGTTGGTGGCTCCAGGAGTCCGGGGGGTAACGCTTCTCTCTGCCGGGTGTTATTACTCTGGTGGCCACCATTCCCCTCCCCTGGTTTAGCAGCAATAGCAGGTACCACCTCATCCCCATCTCACTTTGGCTACCCGTGTCTCGTTCTTGTACACTGTCTTGTTTCTAAAAAATGCATCTTTTTCTCAGAAATTTTACACTATATTGATTCTCAGACCAATGATAAGATGATGAAATTTCTTACTGCCTTCAAGGTCAACTGTGCTGCCATCTATCTTGCTAGAAAATCTTAGTTAGTTTATGCATATAAATAGGTGTTGTTACCTGTTTGCATCTGAGATTGCATAATATTGGAGGAACATGCTTAATTGGCTTGTGTATTTTGCACTAACTAGCGGTGTGACCCGCACATTCGTGCGGCTAGATTTTTCCATGTTGTTAtagttttcatatttgagttgAAATGGTCTTCAGTTTACAAATTACAATTTAGAATTAATATATGTATAACAAAGCTCTTAGTAGCCACATTAGTTGCGCTTGTTAAGATTGTAGGCTCAACGTATGCCCTTCGGATATATAACTACTCCCTATGTAAAGTAATATAAGACCTTTAAGACAGGTAAActaatgtgatcatggcatggtagGTTCTTGCAATCACACATATGCGATTGCCCTCATAAGGCATAGAGGTATGTGACTCACAATGCAAGACCATCGTCTTTGCTGTATAGTTTTTCCCTCTTCCACTCCTCACACCTTTCCATAAATGGTTGGAAAGTTTCCGTATTTTCAACTTTTTAGTAATTTTCTAAATTAAAATTAAATCAAAAGATATATTACTTGTCCATAAAAAATTCATATAGTAGTTGCATTATAAAATTGGTGTGTTGATTTCAAAAATAAAACGTAATACTCAAATATGCCTTGTGAATCATTATTTCAAATGCAACACACCTAGCATGCCACTCTTTTGTTATCTTTCAGGAGGCCAATCCTCATTAAACATGTTTATTTAAATTTTTTGGAATCCTGACCACAAATGCTAGGTCGCAATTCTCATGAAACTATGTCTACCTTCTACACTACCTTATTGATGGGTAATTAAACAACAGTGAATGAACACGTCAACTTGTATGTATGATGCATCTTTTTCTGGGAGAATTATGAAGCGAGAATTCAAACTGTATTTTATTCGAATTTCAGATATGAAAGAGATGTATTCTTTATGCATTCGCTAAAATAATAAACTTTTATGTCCTTCTAAGGCTTAAGTAAAATCTCATATATACCCGGACTCTTTGCTTTGTCTACGTAATGAGAGTTCTCTATATGAACTTGTTTCTAATAAATTTAGCTATTTATCAACACCTGACAAAGCTTCTACGAAATTAAATTTCACGGAAGGTGAGCATACCAGTTAGCTTGTAATGCACACTTAGCAATTGTTAACTTGTAATCCAAATTTCATACATAAATGAAGTTGTATAGTTTATGAACTTAAGAGGAGTTGTGCATTATATGCATCCAGTAAAATTTGCAGGGTGCATTGCATATATAATTTACTATGTATTTCCAGAATGAATATTTTTATGTGAGTTATTTCTCATTCTCCCGCAATTATTGTTTCATTTATGAATTCTTTATTATATTATTCTTTACGTATCATACAAAACATAGAAAAATGTATACATACAAACACATTCCGAGACAGTATAGCTAGGCTCTTTCTATCAAGATTATTATGTGACAAAAATGTGATGACGGGCCATACTAATTAAAGTCTAAAGTTTATCTAGTTTGTGTGTCATGTTAGTAAATAAAGCAAATGATTGCACCCAGCCAGATGAACGACGCATGCATGCTTGTGCTTTTCTAGTAGCTATCTAGAGAGAGATGATCGTATGTGTGTGAGTAGTTATTTTAGGGCGTGCATTGTGTGCGTGGTGTAGCATAGCAGCATATAAACCCAGCAGGAAACACCGTCCGAGTAAAGATCGCTGGCGTCACGTTCGAGTAAAGATCGTGAGCGATCGATCGCACGCTATCTCGCTAAGCTGCAGGGTGGGCTTTTTTTTTCTGATCCACGCTAGGCTGATTGGGGTTCTTGTGCTGGTGCGAAGCAGAGATCGATCCTTCCCTGTGCCAATGAGAGATGGATCGTTACGTGGCAAAAAAAAAACTTGCCTAAAAAAAGCATGGGAAAGAAAGTGAGAGATTGATCGTTCTATGGGGAGAAACTGAGAGACCGATCCGCAAAAATTCTATTAAATTCCGGCAAGGAAGCAGTATTGCAACCGGACTTGCTATTATTTTTGAAGTTGAGCCGGATTTGGCTTTTTCGTAGCCAAGCGTAGTGCCCCTTGAGTTTCCTGATATGGTCGCGTACGATGCCCATGATAATCTCTTTTGTACGTGCCAAAGATTGAACTTTTTTTCTCCATGATACACCCGTTTGTACGTGTCAAACAATTTATTGCACCGAATAGATGTTGTACGTAACTTTGTTTATCTCTCAATCTCGACCATTCTAAATAGAATCAATGGATAATAAATTTTCGGCATATGTGGATTAACGTGATGGCTTGTTTGCCTTTTGTCTTAAGTATATAATAGATAGATAgaagatagatagatagatggaCCGGTGTCTTATTCTATAGTTTTCAAAGGTTGTAGggaagatcaaagatgccatcTCAGCCCTGGCAGTGGCAACACTGGACGATGATAACGATGAAGTCACGGAGCGAAGCCCTCCTGAATTGCCTCGAGACGGCTGCTCGGCGCTACAGGATACCGTGGTGAGTCCTCTGACAGACCTGTGCACGCCCCATGTATATGCATGCCACATATTTTGTCTGCTATTCTAAAATTCAGTTCACTGTGGCTTGGTTTTGTCAGAAATTCAGTTCATTGTGGCTTGGTTTTGTCAGGACGCAGACGACCATCGACATCCTGGGGCGGCATGCATATGACAACATGGGGCGGTTCACGGCCCGGCAGCTGGAGGCGGTGGAGAAGCTGTGGAACTCGATCAAGGAGCAGCAGATCCGGCGCAAGCACGACAAGTCGACGAGCGGGAAGCTGGACGTGAACGCCTT contains:
- the LOC109750558 gene encoding uncharacterized protein isoform X2, whose protein sequence is MDPSKLGELRSFVEECKKDPALLADPALAFCRDYLTSLDANLPAAAAAKPAPKARSMDDIDDNDGEDEEDDDQDALDPRHLCSSTSKSGSRFPRLVLAIAWSPGGNASLCRVLLLWWPPFPSPGLAAIAGKIKDAISALAVATLDDDNDEVTERSPPELPRDGCSALQDTVTTIDILGRHAYDNMGRFTARQLEAVEKLWNSIKEQQIRRKHDKSTSGKLDVNAFERLQEKSMQKR
- the LOC109750558 gene encoding uncharacterized protein isoform X1, with amino-acid sequence MDPSKLGELRSFVEECKKDPALLADPALAFCRDYLTSLDANLPAAAAAKPAPKARSMDDIDDNDGEDEEDDDQDALDPRHLCSSTSKSGSRFPRLVLAIAWSPGGNASLCRVLLLWWPPFPSPGLAAIAGKIKDAISALAVATLDDDNDEVTERSPPELPRDGCSALQDTVKFSSLWLGFVRTQTTIDILGRHAYDNMGRFTARQLEAVEKLWNSIKEQQIRRKHDKSTSGKLDVNAFERLQEKSMQKR